A region of Salvelinus alpinus chromosome 24, SLU_Salpinus.1, whole genome shotgun sequence DNA encodes the following proteins:
- the ptcd2 gene encoding pentatricopeptide repeat-containing protein 2, mitochondrial isoform X2 encodes MSWPHTIGLYDMQAKRHLLSEDVVKLQEFQQRKLAVAHQVSGSKSHYFEVFNQKLMKKQLILKDELKLLLHLCQSAEDMVTARGAIYRYHEENSNVAFGEFKFGPLFMRLCYELGLEEMAAATLTDKDLRGFFSDSTSFNIAIDMLFMKGLYESALDVLRDMKNQGVPFNKDTFTLATGTCYKLNTPESYRICTALMEEGQTKGHMIPRHAYCFTVALALRQNDVEKAQSMFGQIMSTDSRICQNLKVLILAMTGAVKESLFILTLALGSSSTVFIKKPEFAQEVVDLVRLRSEGSPLMAGVEEAVSRLQNAGQVTQRSLDEMLCHTPTGKRRMPIGMMEERLISRRTLRPLQSTLLSE; translated from the exons ATGTCGTGGCCTCATACAATCGGACTGTATGACATGCAGG CAAAAAGGCATCTGCTGTCAGAGGATGTTGTCAAGCTACAAGAATTTCAGCAGCGGAAACTGGCAGTGGCTCATCAAGTGTCCGGATCAAAAA GTCATTATTttgaggtatttaatcagaagctGATGAAGAAACAGCTCATATTGAAGGATGAGTTAAAGCTGCTTCTACACCTTTGCCAATCTGCAGAGGACATGGTCACAGCCAGAGGTGCCATCTACAG GTACCATGAGGAGAACAGTAACGTAGCATTTGGAGAGTTTAAGTTTGGTCCTCTCTTCATGAGGCTGTGCTATGAACTGGGGCTGGAGGAGATGGCTGCTGCCACACTGACAGACAAG GATTTGAGAGGATTCTTCTCGGACTCAACCTCCTTCAATATTGCCATAGACATGCTGTTTATGAAAGGATTATATGAGA GTGCTCTGGATGTACTGCGAGACATGAAGAACCAAGGTGTGCCATTCAACAAGGACACATTCACATTAGCAACTGGTACTTGCTATAAACTG AACACTCCAGAGTCCTATAGAATCTGTACTGCCCTGATGGAGGAGggacagaccaaaggacacatgaTACCCAGACACGCCTACTGCTTCACTGTGGCGCTAGCACTTAGACAG AATGATGTTGAAAAAGCACAATCCATGTTCGGTCAGATTATGAGCACTGACAGCAGAATATGCCAAAATCTCAAA GTTCTGATACTGGCTATGACAGGAGCTGTAAAAGAATCCCTCTTCATCCTGACCCTAGCCTTGGGCTCTAGCAGCACTGTCTTTATCAAGAAGCCTGAATTTGCACAGGAAGTG GTGGACCTGGTGCGTTTGCGGAGTGAGGGCAGTCCTTTGATGGCGGGTGTGGAGGAGGCAGTGTCCCGTCTCCAAAATGCCGGTCAGGTGACACAACGGAGCCTGGACGAGATGTTGTGTCACACCCCCACAGGGAAGAGGAGGATGCCCATAGGAATGATGGAGGAGAGATTGATCAGCCGGAGGACTCTGAGGCCCCTGCAGTCCACTCTGCTCTCAGAGTGA
- the ptcd2 gene encoding pentatricopeptide repeat-containing protein 2, mitochondrial isoform X1 — protein MALGRIGVYVRVLLHDIPSKGLCRGLIQSDCMTCRVGAKRHLLSEDVVKLQEFQQRKLAVAHQVSGSKSHYFEVFNQKLMKKQLILKDELKLLLHLCQSAEDMVTARGAIYRYHEENSNVAFGEFKFGPLFMRLCYELGLEEMAAATLTDKDLRGFFSDSTSFNIAIDMLFMKGLYESALDVLRDMKNQGVPFNKDTFTLATGTCYKLNTPESYRICTALMEEGQTKGHMIPRHAYCFTVALALRQNDVEKAQSMFGQIMSTDSRICQNLKVLILAMTGAVKESLFILTLALGSSSTVFIKKPEFAQEVVDLVRLRSEGSPLMAGVEEAVSRLQNAGQVTQRSLDEMLCHTPTGKRRMPIGMMEERLISRRTLRPLQSTLLSE, from the exons ATGGCGCTTGGAAGAATCGGCGTCTATGTCCGAGTACTACTTCATGATATTCCTTCAAAGGGATTATGTCGTGGCCTCATACAATCGGACTGTATGACATGCAGGGTAGGAG CAAAAAGGCATCTGCTGTCAGAGGATGTTGTCAAGCTACAAGAATTTCAGCAGCGGAAACTGGCAGTGGCTCATCAAGTGTCCGGATCAAAAA GTCATTATTttgaggtatttaatcagaagctGATGAAGAAACAGCTCATATTGAAGGATGAGTTAAAGCTGCTTCTACACCTTTGCCAATCTGCAGAGGACATGGTCACAGCCAGAGGTGCCATCTACAG GTACCATGAGGAGAACAGTAACGTAGCATTTGGAGAGTTTAAGTTTGGTCCTCTCTTCATGAGGCTGTGCTATGAACTGGGGCTGGAGGAGATGGCTGCTGCCACACTGACAGACAAG GATTTGAGAGGATTCTTCTCGGACTCAACCTCCTTCAATATTGCCATAGACATGCTGTTTATGAAAGGATTATATGAGA GTGCTCTGGATGTACTGCGAGACATGAAGAACCAAGGTGTGCCATTCAACAAGGACACATTCACATTAGCAACTGGTACTTGCTATAAACTG AACACTCCAGAGTCCTATAGAATCTGTACTGCCCTGATGGAGGAGggacagaccaaaggacacatgaTACCCAGACACGCCTACTGCTTCACTGTGGCGCTAGCACTTAGACAG AATGATGTTGAAAAAGCACAATCCATGTTCGGTCAGATTATGAGCACTGACAGCAGAATATGCCAAAATCTCAAA GTTCTGATACTGGCTATGACAGGAGCTGTAAAAGAATCCCTCTTCATCCTGACCCTAGCCTTGGGCTCTAGCAGCACTGTCTTTATCAAGAAGCCTGAATTTGCACAGGAAGTG GTGGACCTGGTGCGTTTGCGGAGTGAGGGCAGTCCTTTGATGGCGGGTGTGGAGGAGGCAGTGTCCCGTCTCCAAAATGCCGGTCAGGTGACACAACGGAGCCTGGACGAGATGTTGTGTCACACCCCCACAGGGAAGAGGAGGATGCCCATAGGAATGATGGAGGAGAGATTGATCAGCCGGAGGACTCTGAGGCCCCTGCAGTCCACTCTGCTCTCAGAGTGA